The Solanum dulcamara chromosome 6, daSolDulc1.2, whole genome shotgun sequence genome contains the following window.
CTAAACATACCTTTCAAATGACATATTTAGGACCCGTTtgactataaaaaaatatttcgcaataatttttcactttatttgaaatcaatatttgatcatgaaaatttcaaatttaatttgaaaaatgaaTTATAACCTATTTTCCAAATCACTTTCACTTCTGAAACTGTATTTAAGTACATTCAAGCATGAATGTTATTTCAAATACTTTgtggaaaaaaatataacaattgAAAATCCATCTTCAACTCCAACTCCATAAATATTAAGAGGGCCTTTTGatcatgattttttaattttttttacagagTTGAGCTCTAGAAAACACTAGTGTTGTGCTACTTTTGCCCTTCATAACATTAATTGCCCCTTGAACCTACACTGTCCAGTTCATTATGCCTCGACTAATCCCTTGCCAAGTTAGTATATTACCGCACACCTCTGCAATATATGCACATTGAATTtcagaattttcaagaatttggaAAATACCAAAACGTTATTTCACTCTAAATTACTCACAAAAACTAATGAAACAACTCTAATTTATATTTACAGCCAAAAACAACTTGGATTTTCAAATACTCacaattttcatgatcaaacgTCCCCTAAACAAAGTGAaagatatttgaaatttatgctCAAATGCCTACCTAATAAATACCACAAGGTTAAACGagtattttgatatataataatttttgtttaCATACTTAatttaagatcacaaaatttaaaatttacttttaacttttaaaattcatatccaatcatataaaaataaacttttaaaaaatataattgtaaCTTTTTTTTAGAAAACCGAGGAGACAATTTCTAATTAATAATATTAGtccctttttaattttttcttttaaaaagaaaaggctTCAACAAGAATCAGTGTATTGCAAAAGAGAGTTATAAATACATGCGTTTTATGCTTCTATCTACTGCGAGGGGCGTTTTTCGATATTTACTTGGATTATTACTAAACAAATCTGATAAGTTGAGCAATCAAAAGTTCTCTCCTTATTTCCGTTATGAAAAAACCAAATGACATTTTATTAAGGGATAATTGTTGTTATACCCAAAAAAGGAAATTATTTACTATTAGATACCCCTTTACTTTCATACTTCTTGTTTTTAACTATTTCGCGCATTTGAAACCATGagaatatataatatactctgatggtatcaaagatgAAAAAGGGAAGGGACATTGGCGTAAATACATgtttgataccatgagagtatatatatactctgatggtatcaagaagaaagAGACAGTGGGTAAGaaggtaaatagtttgggtcatgagtcTATTAAGGGTAAATAGTTTAGATTGAGTTCAATTTAggtaaatagtttcacaattgaTTTTCCCTTTTATTAATCACACTTATGTCCCTATTGCAATTCTACTTTTGCAGTTTGTAGTTTTGCCCTTGCCTTTTCAATTCTATTACAATAGTTATCTcctatatattttttgatttttcactcACTGTCCTGAATCCATGGAGTCTCGACTAAATTCGAATCGCGCACTGCAGAACCCATTTGGAGGTGGTGCtcccaacataatttttttcatatccagGGCTCGAACCCAAGACCTACGATTAAGGGTGAAACAATTTCACCACTGCACCACAACCATGTTGATTATCTcatatattttgataaatagagttatgttttagtctctcttttttttaatgtttattaAGGTGATAAATACCTCAGTTGttatatatctattttttgtatcaatttatatgacatcaTTGAAATGTTGAGAGTTAATAAACCAAAAATTAACAAAACATTTtatatactttttaaatattttaaattattaataattatattttatgatacTTTTTACATAGtgtcaaatatataaattatgttgtcaagaaaatttcaaatttgaaaaaaaagttcTAACCTATTTTCCAAATTACTTTTCACTTCAGAAGTTATATTCAAGTACATTAACTTCAAGCAtcaatattatttcaaatattttatgcaaaaaaaataataacaaacacAACTTCATCTACAATTTCAACTTCATAAATTCTAAGAGAGCTTttaatcatgatttttttttactttttaacgGAATTAAACCCcataattttcaagaatttgaaaaatatcaaaaaattattttcaatccTAATTACtcgcaaaaataaaataaaaataactccAATTTGTATTAATGAACAAATACAACtcctataatttttaattttaaagtaaaaactttttttttcaaatacttataatattCATGGTCAAACGCCTCTGAATAAAGTGAAAGATATTTGAAATACCAAACACCTACTTAATACCACAAAGGTTAAACATATGTTTGGTATATTATAGTAATTCTTTTTGTCAATACTCGATTTAAGatcattaaatttaaaattttctttttacttttaaaaatttgtatccaatcaatattcaaatacataaaataaattgaaaagggTTAAAAATGGTTTTAAACTatgtgaaatgaacaaaaatgttcGCAGTTGATAATTTGGTCTAAAAACGCTCTTACCTTCAATAGttggtccaaaaatgcccttattgttactcaatgggttaaaaatatcatttttcaaataaatatattattttttttcttttcaaacacattctttttctaatgatgatcttttttaattaaaaaatgagtatcctacttcaattcagaaaaaattaagaatttttttaaaaatttttattaaaaataattaatcattatctaaataaaaattaatgacgGAGTTACTGTGATCTTATATACAGTATATGTCCTATATTATCAATTAAAAAGGTACGTgtaattattctattttaattgttaaaattaaattaagaagaagaaaaagattatttcatatttatttattagttaaaatgattttcaaaaaaagaaataagaatatgCATGGTTCTTCAAAAGTAACTTTTTAATTGAAATGCCCTCATAGTAATTATTCTATGCCCTCCTAGTACCCATCATTAATTTTCATGtagataacaataaaaaaaattctaataaaacaaaaaaaattttattttaaaatattttttacgaGTTAATGTAGGATTAGAGTTGTCAAAATGAGCTTGGCCCGTGAGACCgacccaacccaacccaacccTTGAATTAAGTGGGGTTGGCTAAAAAATTTCAACTCATTTAGGAATGAGGCCTTTTAGTTTAATCTCATTTGGCCCGCCGACCTCATAGGCTTAACTCGCGAGCCTCAGAGGCTAGTCCATGAActgtgaattttaaaaatatttattatatatattttaagagtattttattttgcGAAATATTCAGCAACTAGGTAATTGAAGTTATTGTAACTATGAATCTTTGACCTCTTTTACTTTTgtgtttatgcataatttttcgtttctcttttcttgtctagtttattaaaaaaatgattatgtAATGTATATTGTTCTGATGAATTCTATAAatgttgactgttgtatctTACTTATTATGTTGTTTTGTAAGTATTCCACTAAAGTGTGTGCAACTCATGAATATGTGATTTTTTGACGTATTGGTGTTGTGTTCATCAATGTTCGATAGTCTTTTTAAGAGACCAATGTTGTCCATTTTTTGATTGAAGGGCCAACCCGTAGCTTGCTTAGGGTTGGGTTGGGTTGCTATTTTGTTGGTCCTTTAGTTAAAAAGGTCAGTCCATCTTAACTCATTTAACTCGCTAGCCTTTTAGGGTTGGATTGAGCCAGCCCATTTTGACAGCTCTATGtaggataaatatttttctgattaaaaaaatagaaaagggtcaaatatatcctatactattgaaaatagtttaaatatatctCTCGTTATATTTTCGGGCTAAATATACCCATTCTGTTATACTTTCAGTTCAAATATACCCTCTCATTATATTTTGGTACAAATTCGCCCTTTAGTTTAACGAAATAAtacttgaaaaactcaaaattaaataattcattctcAATTATAAATATCAGATTTTTTTTAGGAatgaataaaaattttaaatactaatttgattttttttttagaaatggCAATACAaaatgcattgcataattttaaataataatacttgaaatttctaaatattaatttaattttgttttatttacaaaatgataagacaaaaattaatttcaagtattattatttaaaattatgcaatgcattttgtattgtcatttttaagaagaaaaaaaatttaaattagtatttgaaaattttatttattcctaaaaaaaatCAGACATTTAAATTTGAGAATGAATTACTTAATTTTGAGCTTTTCAAGTgttatttctttaaaattaaggGTGAATTTGTATCAAAGTATAATGaaaggggtatatttgaaccgAAATTATAATAGAAAGGGTATATTTAGCCTGAAAGTATAACGatgaatatatttaaattattttcaatagtaCAAGGATATATTTGTCCCTTTGCCGTtaaaaaaatcatcataaaaaaagaatgtgttaaatttttattttttaaaaaaaatgcatttttgacccattaaagtagcaataaagttatttttggaccaaattataaaaatcaaaaatatttttgaattaaactatCAACTcatatacttttatttattttagatagtttaatgatatttttgacacttttccataaaataaaaattgagtaCAGTTTCTAATAAGCACAACAAATTGGGGAGAACACATCAACCATCCCCTTCAAGGGGAAAAAAAAACATCCGCTTCAGTTTGCGAAAATGGATGCCCTGCAGTGGCTCAAAGCCTCAAAGGTTATTCTTTTCTTGCAAGATTAGCTTCCCCTCAATGAAATATCAAGTGGGTAACTCATGAAAATGAAGATTTTGAAACAAATTcgtaaattttcaacttttcttgattCCGCCAAAAACACCCACCAAGTGCTTGTGAAATTGATAACCCCTAAGCAAAGGAAATTGGACCCAATTCCGTTGCCTCACAGAACCATTTCTGAGCCCAAAGGTCAAGATCTTGATTTTGTTAATGTAGCTCATAGTCACCTTATACACTCTGATTGGACTAAGCTTGAGAATTTGTCTTCTGGTTTAACCCCATTTAGAGTTAAGCACATTTTGCTGAAAATTCAAAAAGATTATGTTTTATCCCTTGAATTCTTCAAATGGGTTGAGCTTAAAAACCCCAATTCTAATACCCTTGAGAATCATTCCATTGTTCTTCATGCTCTTACTAAGAGTAAGAAGTTTAAATCTGCTGAATCAATTTTGAGGAAGCTTCTTGAATCAGGTTCTGTAGATTTTCCTGCTAAATTATTTGAAGCTATACTTTTATCATATCGAATGTGTGATTCTTCGCCGCGTGTTTTTGACTCATTGTTCAAGTGTCATGCTCATTTGAAGAAGTTTAGGAATGCCAGTGATACATTTTGCAGTATGAAGCAGTATGGGTTTGTTCCCACTGTTGAGTCTTGCAATGCATTCATGAGCTCATTGCTTAGTTTTGATAGGGTAAATGTTGCATTGGCTTTTTATAAGGAGATGCGTCGGTCAAGGATTTCGCCTAATGTTTATACCTTTAATATGGTCATGAGTGCTTTGTGCAAATCAGGAAAATTAGAAAAGGCTGTTGAGGTCTTAAGGGAGATGGAGAACATAAGCTTGAAACCTACCGCCGTGTCTTATAACACTTTGATTGCTGGATATTGTAACCGGGACCTCTTGAGTGTTGCAATGAAACTTAAGACCACGATGGAGAAGAATGGGGTACATCCAGTTAATGTTACATACAACACTCTTATTCATGGTTTATGCAAGGAAGGGAAATTACATGAAGCAAACAAACTTTTCAGCGAGATGAAGAGAACCGGTGTGGCTCCTAATGTTGTCACTTACAATACGCTGATAAAGGCATATAGCCAGGTTGGTAATTCTGAAATGGGAAGTAGGCTTTTCGAGGAGATGGCAAACAATGGATTGAAGGCTGATATCTTGACTTACAATGCATTGATTTTGGGACTGTGCAAGGAGGGGAAAACAAAGAAAGCTGCATTTTTGGTCAAAGAACTTGATAAGGCGAACTTAGTTCCTAATTCCTCCACTTTCTCTTATCTGATTAGTGGACAGTGTGCCAGAAGGAATCCTGATCGTGCGTTTCAACTCTACAAAAGCATGGTTAGAGGTGGTTTCCACCCTAATAAGCCCACTTTGACTCTATTGGTATCCACCTTCATCAAGAATGAGGATCGTGATGGATCAATGGAAGTCTTGAAAGAGATGCTAGAAAGATCTATTACCCCTGACTTGGGTATGTTAACTGAAATATGCAACATGTTTCTCAGATGCGACAGAGAAGGAGCGATCATAGAACTCTTACAAGAACTAGAAGCTAGACACCTCATGCCCGAAGGTTTTGATAAAACAACAGTGAATAGCTCTACAGACAGAAGATagaatgttatttttttttacaagaaaTAGAAGCTAGACGCTAATGCCCAAAGGTTCCCAGCAATCAGGTTTGGTCCTCCGGACAGCAACCCGGCTTGCATACACCCCACAAAGGAATGGGCTGAGAGGTGAGTGACTATATTCAACAATCATTTGCCAACGTCGTTCCTAAGCCCTTCTAAGTAAAGGGGGATGTTTTCAGTCCCAAGCAACTTTGTCTGTACTTCTTTTCATTCTACAGATTAAAGATAGAATGTAAGTTGTACTCACTTGTACACAACTTTGTTCCAATTGTGTCGCAACAACTGTAACTTGCCCTTAATTTCTAAAAATCAGTTGCTCTGGTACCAATGAGCTCTTTTTTCATGACCAAAATGGTTTGCCACGTCGACAATTGAAACTTGTTTTGCGAAGATTAGTCTCAACTGTTAAATTGTACTTCTAAAATGTTACCTGGACAATGAACATATGATAGTTTCAATGAGAATAGAATTATATTTTAGATCATCTGTAT
Protein-coding sequences here:
- the LOC129893441 gene encoding pentatricopeptide repeat-containing protein At4g26680, mitochondrial, producing MKMKILKQIRKFSTFLDSAKNTHQVLVKLITPKQRKLDPIPLPHRTISEPKGQDLDFVNVAHSHLIHSDWTKLENLSSGLTPFRVKHILLKIQKDYVLSLEFFKWVELKNPNSNTLENHSIVLHALTKSKKFKSAESILRKLLESGSVDFPAKLFEAILLSYRMCDSSPRVFDSLFKCHAHLKKFRNASDTFCSMKQYGFVPTVESCNAFMSSLLSFDRVNVALAFYKEMRRSRISPNVYTFNMVMSALCKSGKLEKAVEVLREMENISLKPTAVSYNTLIAGYCNRDLLSVAMKLKTTMEKNGVHPVNVTYNTLIHGLCKEGKLHEANKLFSEMKRTGVAPNVVTYNTLIKAYSQVGNSEMGSRLFEEMANNGLKADILTYNALILGLCKEGKTKKAAFLVKELDKANLVPNSSTFSYLISGQCARRNPDRAFQLYKSMVRGGFHPNKPTLTLLVSTFIKNEDRDGSMEVLKEMLERSITPDLGMLTEICNMFLRCDREGAIIELLQELEARHLMPEGFDKTTVNSSTDRR